TCATATGTGGCAGCCAGGCTATCAAGACGAGGATTAATAAAGGTGTGAATCCGACATGGAATGAGGATTTGGTGTTCGTTGTTGCTGAGCCGTTTGAGGAGCCGTTGATTATGACTGTGGAGAACAAGGATGAGGTCTTGGGGAGGTGTTTGGTGTTGCTGAACACTGTAATGAAGCGTCTCGACAACAAGCCGGTCCCGGCCAAGTGGCTTAACCTCGAGAGGCATAGTGGCGAGGCGTTGAAGAAGGAGGTGAAGTTTGCTAGCAAGATTCATCTCAGGGTCAGCTTGGATGGGGGGTATCACGTGTTGGATGAGTCCACTTATTACAGCAGTGATCACAGGCCGAGTTCGAAGCTGCTGTGGAAATCGAGCGTTGGATTGCTCGAGGTTGGGATTATTAGTGCCACGGGGCTACCGCATATGAAAACAACGAAAGATGGACGTGGAACGACTGATGCCTATTGTGTGGCTAAGTATGGTTCGAAATGGATAAGGACGAGGACGATCATTGACAGCGGTTCGCCTAGGTGGAACGAGCAGTACACGTGGGAGGTGTTCGATCCGTGCACTGTGATCACGGTGGGGGTGTTCGACAATGGCCATCTGCAGGGCGGGAAGGATGCAAGCATCGGGAAGGTGAGGATCAGGCTGTCGACGCTCGAGACAGAGCGTGTTTACACCCACTCGTATCCTCTGATCGTGTTGAAGCCTTCGGGTGTGAAGAAGATGGGGGAGCTGCATTTGGCAGTCCGGTTTTCGTGCTCCTCCTATCTGAACATGCTGCATAAGTATACACATCCACTGCTTCCCAAAATGCACTATGTTCATCCCTTGTCTGTGATGCAGCTGGATGCGCTGAGGCATCAGGCCATCCAGATAGTCTCGTCGAGGCTGGGGAGGTCGGAGCCGCCACTGAACAAGGAGGCGGTCGAGTACATGCTCGACGTAGGGTCGCATATATGGAGTGTGAGGAAGGCCAAGGCCAACTTTGTGAGAGTGATGGGCATCATGAGTGGAGTGATGGCTATTGCAAAGTGGTTTGATCAGATATGCCAATGGAGAAATCCTTTTACCACTCTTCTGATTCACATACTTGTTGTGATTCTAGTGCTCTATCCTGAGCTAGTGTTGCCTACTTTTTTCCTCTACTTGTTTTTCATCGGCATTTGGAACTACCGGTGGAAGCCTAGGCACCCGCCGCACATGGACATCAGGCTGTCTCATGCGGATGCGGTGGGGCACGACGAGCTGGACGAGGAGTTTGACACGTTCCCAACATCCAAGGCGCCGGATCTTGTGAGGATGAGGTACGATAGGCTGAGGAGTATAGGGGGGAGGATACAGAGTGTGGTGGGGGACTTGGCGATGCAGGGGGAGAGATTTCAGTCTCTGTTGAGCTGGAGGGATCCGAGGGCGTCGGCCTTGTTCGTGGCATTCTGCTTCTGTACTGCGTTCGTGCTCTATGTGACGCCGCTCCAGATCGTGCTGCTGGTGTCGGGGTTCTATATGTTAAGGCACCCCAAGCTCCGGAGCAAGACTCCGCCCATCTCTACTAATTTCTTCAAGAGGTTGCCTGCCAGATCGGACCTCATGCTGTGATCAACTATTGGATTTTACTAGGATTTGGATTTACTATCTATGATCTATGTTCTTGATTGAATTCACAGCAATTATTAATGTTCACATCAACCTGCCTCATCAAATCATTTGTTCAAATTGTCAATGGTATTTATTATGTGAACAAATAATTTGTCCATGCAAAGTTTCCATGAGAAATGTGCTGATAAACAGTCTTCTGATACAAATACAGCAGTAACCTAAAACCTATTTACTTGAACAGGCACCCCTTGCTTCTTCCCGGACTCGAGCATTGCATCCAAAACAGCAACATCTCGAGCGCCTTCCAGATAAGAAAGGCGAGGCTCCACTTGGTAGTTGCCATCCTTCTGCAAATAAATCAAAAGAATTATGATACATCAGAACCCAGTTGAAGAGGCATCTTGAAAGTGGTTATATATCACCAAAGAAAGGAGTTTTCAAGGAAGAAAACATAAGGATTTGTACCAAGCCATCGGAAACGAATTCATTACATCAAATACACTCCAATTCTAACACAAATTACACAATCTGAAGATGTAAACAATAGCAAGAAAAATGAATAGTAGCTAGTACCATCACTTCATATGGCAGTACCTTTAGATTTGCCAGTGAAATATCTGAAAAAAATGTTTTCAGCTCCTCAGTCACACCACTGAATGGGTAAAACCAGCTTTTTACTTGCTCATCAGCCGTATAAAGGAGAACCTATGATGATATCAAGATCCATAAAATATAAGTTTGCAAAATTTCTGAGATATGATTAttgaaaagtaagaaaaatagtCTGCattgttttgatgatgaaaaTAGAGAAAGATTAGATGATAAGACACTCTTTCTTAAGTTTCCTATCCTGATTAGGCTGGTTGTAGTAGGTAGTACGAGTATCGATGCATTCTGATTACATTCTGATTCGATTTTTTGATTACATAACAGTAATAGTTAAAGACAAGAATACGATACACCAATAGTTTATTTACCGTGTATCCATGCTTCCCATCTTTGCTACCTCGCTCAACTTGTAATGTTCCTTTCAAGCCCACAATTCGCCATATCACCTGAACCAAATTGTGGAGAGTGTTTAACCCTCAAACTATTAATATCACATAGAGAACTTCTCATGACACAGAGGGTCTGTACTTTATACCTTTGGAGTTCTAGATGAAACTACCATCACAAAAACTCCAGAACTACCATTCTCCAGTTGACTACATGGACAATGGAATAATAAACATAAGCAATGTGCAAATGCTAAAAATTTCAAATAcgacaaaactaaaaaaaaatttagatgAATGCAGTGCAcagcattaaaatcttacatcGTTGAAGAGACATGATCTGGACCAGGCAGAGTTGAATCAACATGAGATGTTACGGCTGAAACTGAACTTACCTCACATCCAACAAGCTTTTGATTTGCAAGAGATTATTGGAGCCAAAAAGCAGATAAACTGGTGTCAATAGAACATGTAGTACAACATAGCAGCTATAATAGTCAAAGGCGTGGAGcaacttttttttatgatattGTAATTTTAGTGCATGGGATATGTTACAAGAGTATATGTTTTTTACATGAAAAAGCATAGGCTTGTTAAGCTCCAGTGGATTGGGCAACTAGGAAGTGTCAGCAGATAAACTTACATTTTTCTGCAGTtagtttcttgtttttcttttagcCAGAAAGACTGAACATTAGAATACTTATATAGAATTCATAATTTCTGATGTAAAGTGTATAAATAAAGCTAAGATAAAATATAGTCaagttagaaaagaaaagaaggatAAACTTAACGCATATTAACTCACCATTCTTAAGCCAGAAATGAAATGGACACCCATATCTAGAATGAAGCCTCCCTGCCAAAACAGTAAACCATCTTAGTCCAAAGAAATGAAAGTTTGATTCAAGTGGTCTATTTCTCATGGTAATACAAAATAGAGGAAAATATGACTGGAAATACAGTTTTGACTTTACAAGGATGAGACTGAACTCTGAAGTATTGCACCCAAACACAGATAAAAGAAGATTGATTGATATGCAAAGGCTACTTAACATTACAGCAAGTTTTCCATAACTAAATTGATTGGCTATGCAGTAAAAAGTGTAAAACTCACATCAAACCCACGTCTCCAAGAACTTGAATAGTATGGATTTGAGTTGTTCATTGATCCTTCAATAATGACATGGATATTAATAATGTCTCCAATTTCAGCCATAAGTTTTTTGCCCTGTAAAAGTATGCAGTCGTTTCACACACCATGTGGATAATGACAGTCAAAAAGCAAGTAGGCATGAGTGTGAGGTACCTCCACAAAGGCAGGTTCAAACCGATAGTTTTCAGCAACTGCCCAGATCGGGGCTGGGTTGATAGAGGCATAGCTTGATATTGCTCTTTCAAGCTCAGTACCAGCTTCATTAGCAAAGCAATAATTAGATAAATCATAATTACTCTGCAAGGGTAATACTGTTCGTAATAACATATACCACTGTCAACATCAAGGCATAGATTGAAAATGCCATATAATTCTCACCAATGTGCAAATTTGTGAGCTGCAGTTACAGCCTTAAGGTTTCGAGTAATTAATGAAAGGGAGAAAAATAGCCAATCAAACAAAGCAATTATCATGAATTACAGATCATTCACGTTCATATGGTCAATTTAAGGTGCAGGTTTCGATTCTTTATAACTTATAAGAACTGGAACATATAACTACTTTTCCCAGTCTATGCTTTTCTTGTCAGGGATAAGATATTGGAATCCTATTAGCACATAAGTCGACTGTAACAATCCAGTAAAACCACATGTGGCTACATCACAATCAAAAGCATGGATCCTGTAAAACTGGAGAAAAAGGATCTCACTTACAAGCTGCAGCAGGTTTCTCTTCAGAACCAGAAATTGCATGGAAGCACACCAGACATGCATGAAAAGATACCGTCAGTAATTCCGTACGAGCAATTAGACATATACCTAGATCCGGTGACCTATAAAATCACTGTAGAAACTTATGAACAAGTCTTAAGATGGACATGTACGCATTTAACAGCCATCACCTTGAAGGACATGTTTTCCAGCCTTTAGCAACCTCAGTGACATATCCACCTGAACAGAATATCTCTCTTGTTAAAAGCACATTAAAGCCAGGATCTAAATTCTGTTGCATAAAAAATTCCAAACTGAACTGGTATGAAAATTTTAGTATTGAAAGTGGTTAAGTATAGAGAGGAAACAATCATGAATTGATTCATTTGTCATCCACCTCTTTTACAAGACTGGTAAACACAATAAAGGAGTATGGAAACCAGCTCATCAACCATTAGATATGTAGTAACATAACACCCAAAGTATCAACACTATACATTGTAACTTGACCCTATTCGGGGGAACCGCTAATGAAACAAAACGAATTCACCCTAGGCGCAAGCTTAGTAGAAGATGCATGTGCTATTGACTGTTTTCACCAAACTAACCGAAGGTGAACTTCCCAGTACTACAAAGCAGAatttagtagtataaatttCAAGAGTCATATCTAATCAGCAGGAAATgtgtagagagaaagagagagaatatttgcCTGAATCTGGCCGGCAAGGACGACGGCGACACCAATGATGGAAGCATCTTGAATGATTTCATCAAGTCCAGAGTCTCCCCACTTACACTCCACGTCAGGAAAAAACTTTTTAGCAATCTCCACAGCACTTGTAGCTGACTCCTAAATCAATTGACAAGTTACACTTTATTTGATTGAACTGCATAACAACCTTCTGAATTTTGgaattataaaatcaaataagcaGTATGAATTAGTAACTGtaaaataaccaaaaaaaaaacagtttaTAATCTCTGCTCATCAAACCAAAAGATCAAATCGGGAATGTAGGCAGATATATCGATTCgatttgaattgaattgatATTTGAGAAACGGAAAATGCAGAGAGAGGATTTAATTTTGCCTGAGTGCGACTCCAAATGGATCCGAGATGAAACAAGTTAGAGATTTCAGCTAATCGGGGAATATAAGTAGTTCGAACGAAGATGCCAGCTCCAAGAATGGCTATACGTGGTGGCTGCTGCGACGCCATTGATGTCTGCTTTTAATCTAAAATTCAATAGTTTTGAATTTGATGATGGAGTGAGTGGCTGCTTACCATCTCATCTTTGTAGTTTATAGTGATTCAAGTATCACTTTCCCGAGATCGCTGCCTTTGCAATGGATGAATCTGTAACCGTAAAAATCGACAAGGGTTCTAATAGACAATTACTACTCCCACCATCTATGAAAGAAATATTGTCCAAAGAAAGAAAAGTCACttgaaaaagttaatagaatGAGATCGCACATTTAGAGTTAATAGAAAGTGGATCTGttaaccaaaatagaaaaaaacaaaatggaCAATTTTTCACAGAcgtaccaaaatagcaaaactggacaacatttcacagaCAGAGAGAATAATGAAAacgagagatagaaagaaaaagttattggAGTATTGTTAGAGAAGAATAAGACTCAACTCGTTTCAAGAAAAATTGTTTCATTAAATAcaattgatatatttttaaGGGAGGAGTGAGTACTACAAAGATAATTGGAGGATTATTAATAGAGAATGACACCGGCCTcataacaaagaaaaaattTTCAGTATATCAATAAATGttacattttgccattttcgtcAATCCACCAATAAATAGccaattattttttctatttttggtaatgaacctcacattccactaactgtatctcactcacatttattataaaaatatataaacgtAGGACttactttccactaacttttttacatCCACTTTCTACTATACTCCTTtggtcccacaagaatatgtactttggttggccacgagttttaatgcataattggtaaagtaaaagaaagatagaaagaaaatataattaaaaccCGTGCATATTATACCAcctcattaaaaagaaaaaaactttcaAAATGAGAAAGTACATATTGTTATAGGACATgtggagtatttcttaaaacccgtgctatATCAAATGTGGATTTATAATCATGGACGAATAGAGTACTAAATATAGATTGCGACTAATTTTATAGAAACtgatagaaaatagaaaaattagactatttttatgaaaaGAAAGAGTGAGTATAATGGAAAAAGGGAATGAATGAAATTACATttgatttgtattttaatttcattcCATTCTACTATGTTTTATTTCGTGTGTATTACTCATTTATTTCGTTTTCTTCTTTATATTTGCTTTGGATCATGAGTATTTCtcctttatttcattttctcctttaGTTTAGAAAGTACTTTCTTCATATGACCATTTTTTAGGTGGCACAGAATTTTATACAGTTTTATTTTGAGTgttaagtgaaaaataaataaaataaaaatatggatatttttatttttaataatgagtTATTTTAATTAAAGCAAAGCAAAAAGAAAAGTTGAACATTTTCAGTGGAGCAAAGAGAGTGGTAAtcatcattttatattttcatttcctattttatttaatcataCCAAGAAGGGCTTACATATTTTCATTAAACAcaaactatttatttatttatatatttatttttaggttGGTTAGTACTTACTTGTatataaatacatgaacttttaatattttttgatttttcttttattatttctcTAATTTCAGTTCCTACTCGTTCTCCAATTTCTTACAGCTGGTCTTCATTTACGTTAATTTAGTAGCGACTATAAAGAATTTCAATCAATTTCaacaaaatagaaataaaaaaaataaataaaagaatcaTGTCTATTAAGTCCCTTGACCTTCTATACATGTGTGTACACCCATAACAACCATTATGGGTGGACGCAAAATTTCCTCTCAACGTCGACTACTTTTTTCACTTGACaagtaaaaaatatatcataGATTCATTTtgactaaaaatataaaaaatccaACATATTACTAGAACAATATACATGGAAAACTTTATAGTAGTTATTAATTCAATAGTATATATAATAAAACATTAAAATCTGAGTTTTACAGTTCAAAATAATCTAATGAAAACTT
This genomic interval from Salvia splendens isolate huo1 chromosome 13, SspV2, whole genome shotgun sequence contains the following:
- the LOC121762516 gene encoding FT-interacting protein 4-like; amino-acid sequence: MTMPEEFALKQTAPKIAGSGFIRGGDKLVCAYDLVEQMEYLYVRVVKARDLPAKDLTSSCDPYVEVRLGNYKGVTKHLEKTSNPVWNLVFAFAHDQLQSSQVDIIVKDKDLMLDDFIGSLTFDLVDIPRRVPPDSPLAPQWYRLDERKREKVKKGEIMVAVWKGTQADEAFSDAWHSDAAAVGSDGVSRIRGKVYLSPRLWYLRVNVIQCQDLVPADKTRQPEVCVKVICGSQAIKTRINKGVNPTWNEDLVFVVAEPFEEPLIMTVENKDEVLGRCLVLLNTVMKRLDNKPVPAKWLNLERHSGEALKKEVKFASKIHLRVSLDGGYHVLDESTYYSSDHRPSSKLLWKSSVGLLEVGIISATGLPHMKTTKDGRGTTDAYCVAKYGSKWIRTRTIIDSGSPRWNEQYTWEVFDPCTVITVGVFDNGHLQGGKDASIGKVRIRLSTLETERVYTHSYPLIVLKPSGVKKMGELHLAVRFSCSSYLNMLHKYTHPLLPKMHYVHPLSVMQLDALRHQAIQIVSSRLGRSEPPLNKEAVEYMLDVGSHIWSVRKAKANFVRVMGIMSGVMAIAKWFDQICQWRNPFTTLLIHILVVILVLYPELVLPTFFLYLFFIGIWNYRWKPRHPPHMDIRLSHADAVGHDELDEEFDTFPTSKAPDLVRMRYDRLRSIGGRIQSVVGDLAMQGERFQSLLSWRDPRASALFVAFCFCTAFVLYVTPLQIVLLVSGFYMLRHPKLRSKTPPISTNFFKRLPARSDLML
- the LOC121762517 gene encoding uncharacterized protein YMR315W isoform X1; this translates as MASQQPPRIAILGAGIFVRTTYIPRLAEISNLFHLGSIWSRTQESATSAVEIAKKFFPDVECKWGDSGLDEIIQDASIIGVAVVLAGQIQVDMSLRLLKAGKHVLQEKPAAASGTELERAISSYASINPAPIWAVAENYRFEPAFVEGKKLMAEIGDIINIHVIIEGSMNNSNPYYSSSWRRGFDGGFILDMGVHFISGLRMLVGCEVSSVSAVTSHVDSTLPGPDHVSSTIQLENGSSGVFVMVVSSRTPKVIWRIVGLKGTLQVERGSKDGKHGYTVLLYTADEQVKSWFYPFSGVTEELKTFFSDISLANLKKDGNYQVEPRLSYLEGARDVAVLDAMLESGKKQGVPVQVNRF
- the LOC121762517 gene encoding uncharacterized protein YMR315W isoform X3, which gives rise to MPPRIAILGAGIFVRTTYIPRLAEISNLFHLGSIWSRTQESATSAVEIAKKFFPDVECKWGDSGLDEIIQDASIIGVAVVLAGQIQVDMSLRLLKAGKHVLQEKPAAASGTELERAISSYASINPAPIWAVAENYRFEPAFVEGKKLMAEIGDIINIHVIIEGSMNNSNPYYSSSWRRGFDGGFILDMGVHFISGLRMLVGCEVSSVSAVTSHVDSTLPGPDHVSSTIQLENGSSGVFVMVVSSRTPKVIWRIVGLKGTLQVERGSKDGKHGYTVLLYTADEQVKSWFYPFSGVTEELKTFFSDISLANLKKDGNYQVEPRLSYLEGARDVAVLDAMLESGKKQGVPVQVNRF
- the LOC121762517 gene encoding uncharacterized protein YMR315W isoform X4, which gives rise to MESATSAVEIAKKFFPDVECKWGDSGLDEIIQDASIIGVAVVLAGQIQVDMSLRLLKAGKHVLQEKPAAASGTELERAISSYASINPAPIWAVAENYRFEPAFVEGKKLMAEIGDIINIHVIIEGSMNNSNPYYSSSWRRGFDGGFILDMGVHFISGLRMLVGCEVSSVSAVTSHVDSTLPGPDHVSSTIQLENGSSGVFVMVVSSRTPKVIWRIVGLKGTLQVERGSKDGKHGYTVLLYTADEQVKSWFYPFSGVTEELKTFFSDISLANLKKDGNYQVEPRLSYLEGARDVAVLDAMLESGKKQGVPVQVNRF
- the LOC121762517 gene encoding uncharacterized protein YMR315W isoform X2 → MQPPRIAILGAGIFVRTTYIPRLAEISNLFHLGSIWSRTQESATSAVEIAKKFFPDVECKWGDSGLDEIIQDASIIGVAVVLAGQIQVDMSLRLLKAGKHVLQEKPAAASGTELERAISSYASINPAPIWAVAENYRFEPAFVEGKKLMAEIGDIINIHVIIEGSMNNSNPYYSSSWRRGFDGGFILDMGVHFISGLRMLVGCEVSSVSAVTSHVDSTLPGPDHVSSTIQLENGSSGVFVMVVSSRTPKVIWRIVGLKGTLQVERGSKDGKHGYTVLLYTADEQVKSWFYPFSGVTEELKTFFSDISLANLKKDGNYQVEPRLSYLEGARDVAVLDAMLESGKKQGVPVQVNRF